The region GCCCGAGATCACAACCCAGTTGCCCGAGGGTATGTCGGCCTTCATGGCCTATGACTCGACCGTGTTTATTGAGGAATCTATCCGCGAGGTGGTGAAAACCATCCTCGAGGCGGCCCTAATCGTGATGGTGGTCATCTACCTGTTCATGGGCTCGCTGCGCTCGGTGCTGATCCCGCTAGTCACCATGCCGCTTTCGCTGGTGGGCGTGACGATCTTGTTGCTGGCGCTTGGCTTTTCCATCAACCTGCTGACCCTTCTCGCCATGGTGCTGGCCATCGGCTTGGTGGTCGATGATGCCATCGTGGTGGTGGAAAACATCCACCGCCATATCGAGGAGGGCCGCTCCCCCCTCAGCGCCGCCTTGATCGGCACGCGCGAAATCGCCCTCCCCGTGATTTCCATGACCATCACCTTGGCGGCGGTGTATGCGCCGATTGGCTTCATGGGCGGGCTGACCGGCGCCTTATTCCAGGAGTTTGCCTTGGCGCTAGCCGGCTCGGTGATCGTTTCGGGCCTTATCGCCCTCACCTTGTCGCCCATGATGTGCTCGAAGCTATTGCGCCATGAGGAAGACAAAAAGGGTCTGGCCGCACGGCTCGATGCCATTTTCGATGCCTTGCAACAGCGCTATGGCCGCATGCTCAAGGCCTCTCTCAACGACCGCGCTTCCACGGTGGCCTTCGCCCTGATCGTGTTGGTGAGCCTGCCGTTTTTGTTCATGGCCGTGCCATCGGAACTAGCCCCCGAGGAAGACCAAGGCGCGGTGTTGAGTGTCTTCGACGGCCCCCCCCAGGCCTCCAACGCGTACATGAATGTGTTTGTGGACCAGATCAACACGGCGCTCTTGTCCTACCCCGAGGCCGAGCAGACCTTTTTGATCGCCGGCATGGGCAATCCCAACAACGGGTTCGGAGGGATTTCGCTCAAGCCCTGGGGCGAGCGCGAGCGCGATGCCGCCACCTTGATCGCCGCCGTGCAGCAGAGCATGAACGGCATTGCCGGCGTGAAGGCCTCAGTGTTCAATCCGGCGGCGCTGCCGGGCTCGGACGGCCTGCCCGTGCAGTTCGTCGTCAGCTCGACCGCCCCTTACGAAACCATGACGGAAATCGCCGACGCCATGATGGCCAAGGCCCGCGCTTCCGCTCGCTTCGCCTTCATCGACCTCGACCTCAAGTTCGATACCCCGCGCTCGGTGATCGAGATCGACCGGGACAAGGCCGGCGCCTATGGCGTGTCCATGGAGGCCATCGGCGGCGCCTTAGCCCTGATGACCGGCGGCAACTACGTCAACCTCGTCAACCTTCAGGGCCGGTCCTACAAGGTGATTCCCCGCGTGCCCGACGACGCCCGCCTGGACCCCACCGCCTTGGGCCGCTTCCATGTGCGCACCGACAGCAACACCTTGATCCCGCTCTCGTCACTCATCACCGTGCATCGCGAGGTGCAGCCCCAGTCGCTCAAGCAGTTCAATCAGTTGAACTCCTTCACCATCTCGGCCTTTCCCATGCCGGGCGTCACCCAGGGCCAGGCGCTTGACGTGCTCAACGGCGCCGCCCGCGAGCTGCTGCCCAAGGGTTACTCCGTGGATTACATGGGCCAGTCCCGCCAGTTCGTGCAAGAAGGCAACGCCCTGGTGCTGACCTTCGCCCTGGCGCTCATCATCATTTTCCTGGTGCTGGCCGCCCAGTTCGAAAGCTTCCGCGACCCGCTGGTCATCCTGGTCTCGGTGCCGTTGTCCATCAGTGGGGCGCTTATTCCCCTTGCCATCGGCGCCGCGAGCATGAACATCTACACTCAGGTCGGGCTGGTGACTCTGATCGGCCTGATCACCAAGCACGGCATCTTGATGTGCGAGGTGGCGCGTGAGCGTCAGGAACAAGAAGGTCTCAGCCGGCGCGAGGCCATCGAGGCGGCGGCGCGGCTGCGGCTGCGGCCCATCTTGATGACCACCGCTGCCATGGTCTGCGGCCTGATCCCCTTGCTGTTCGCCGGCGGTGCCGGGGCGATGAGCCGCTTTTCGATCGCCGTGGTCATCGTGGCCGGCATGAGCATTGGTACCTTGTTTACCTTGTTCGTTCTGCCCGTGGTGTACACCTTCCTCGCGTCCGACCGCCGGCCGGCCGAGGGGGCCGATGTCGGCCCTGGCCTGACCCCGGCCGAATGACCTTTGCCCCAAGGACCCGGCCCCCCCCGGGTCCTTCTGTTTTTCGTTCTGGCTGATCGAGGAGTGCGATGCGTCGTTCCCACCTGTTTGCCCTGGCCCTGGCCCTGGGGCTTCTGGCCGGCGGTGTTCCCGCCCCGCGCGCTGGGGAAACGCCGGCCCAGACCAGCATTTTGCCCCAGCTTACGCCGGAACAGCGCGCCTTCGTGGCCCGCGCCGAAGCCTTTTTGAATGACCTGCGCAGCGTTCAGGCCCGGTTTCTTCAGATTTCCTCGACCGGAAACTACGCCGAAGGCACCGTTTCCTTGCTGCGGCCCAATCGCCTGCGGCTCGATTACGATCCACCAGCCGAGATTTTGGTCGTCGCCAATGGCTCCCACCTCATTTACAACGACAAGAAGCTCGACCAAGTCACCTACATCGGCCTCGACGAAACACCGCTCGGCGTCTTGCTGCGTGACCACATTGTCTTAAGTGACCCGCAGATCACCCTGACCGGCTATCGCGAGGCCGGCGGCGTGGCCGAGATTTCGCTGGTCCAGACCAAGGATCCGGGGCAGGGCACGTTGACCTTGGTCTTTACCGTTGATCCGGTGGACTTGCGCCAATGGCGGGTGCTCGATGCCCAGAACATTGAGGTGACGGTCTCGCTGTTCGACCCTCGGCGCGACATCAAGCTCGACCCCAAGTTGTTTCAGTTCTCGGCGCCCACGCAACGTCGCGACCGCTGATCCTTCTCTTTGGTATGCAGAAAAAGCAAAGCAGCCCTGCGTATTGCGCATTGGATTACACCGCCCCCTCCCCCATCTTTAGAGCAACTGACGGGACAGACCGTCACAGGAAGGTTGGTTCCCCACCACCTTCCCGCTCCGCGAAGGAGGTGCCGCGTCCGGTCCTCCCCCCTGGCCGGATCGCGAAGGAGGACGCCCGGTAGCCCCCCTGCCGGGCGTCCTTATTTGCGGGATACGGCTTTGGTTTTCCCCCGTTCTCTCGCCCGGAGATGCCCTTGTCCTTCGTCCTCGCCGACTGGCCCCGTCCCGCCCTGACCCTCCAGGGTAGCCCCGACCTATTCCCGGTGCGGCGCGTCTTTTGTGTGGGCAAAAACTATGCCGACCACGCCCGCGAAATGGGATCGGATCCCGAGCGGGAGCCTCCCTTTTTCTTCTCCAAGCCGGCCGACGCCCTGGTGCCTGGCGGCGGCGACATCCCCTATCCCAGCGCGACTAGCAATCTCCACCACGAGGTGGAACTGGTGCTGGCCCTCAAGGAGGGCGGCGCTTCCCTGGCCCCGGAAAACGCCTGGGGGTGCGTCTGGGGGGTGGCCGTGGGCCTTGACCTGACCCGGCGCGACCTTCAGGCCGCCGCCAAGGCCAAAGGACAGCCCTGGGACATGGCCAAGGGCTTCGATGCCTCGGGCCCCGTCGCCCCCTGACCCCGATCGCCGCCGCCGGCGACGTGACCAAGGCAACCCTGACCTTGAGCGTCAACGGCAGCGTGCGCCAAAGCGGCCGGGTTGCCGACATGATTTGGTCGGTGCCCGAGATTATTGCCTGTTTGTCGCGGCTGGTCACCCTTCAGCCGGGCGACATCATCTTTACCGGCACCCCGGCCGGCGTCGGGCCGGTGGAAGCCGGCGACGTTTTGGAGGCCACCTTGACCGGCTTGCCCTCCTTGCGCGTGCGCCTCATCGACGCGTGAGGGGACGCGTGAGGGAAGGCTGGGGAGGTGCCGCCTCCCCAGACCCCTCGTTCCCTTGAGCCTTTTGCCTCGGTCGCGCCAACGTGCCATACTCCGGTCGAGATTGTCCGCCGCCCACGAAAGCAGACAAACTCCAGGCCCCCGCATCGCCACCGAGAGAGCCCAGTGTGACCGGTCCCTATGTTCCTCTCCTGGTCGCCGCCATCCTGTCGGTGGGATGGCTGGTGACCTATACTCTCGTCCTCGCCCTCAACCCGGCTTGGCCCGGGCTTGCCGTCCTGGGTCCTGGCGAACTGAGCGCGGTCATCGCCGCCGGGATTTTGCCGCCAACGCTGACCTGGGCGATCGCTCTTGGCGTGTCGCTAGCGCTCTCGGCCCATGACCTGCCCCGGGTCTTGCGGGGGCTGGCGCTGCATTCTCGCCGCGCCGCCGAGGATGTCGAGGCCCTGGGGCGAACCGTCATCATGATGCAAGAGCAGGCGCGGCGCCGAGCCCACCTCGACAGCATCGACCTTGCCTTCAAGGACATGAACGCCCAGTTAGCCCAGATCATGGAACGGGTCGGCCTGACCGGGCGCGACGAGACCGAGACCCTGTGGGCTCTCACCGGCACCGGCCACCCCTGGGCCTTCGCCGATCCCTTTCTCGCCTCGGCCGAGGCCACCGGCCCCAACTTCGCCGAGCGCCTTGCCACCCGGCTCGCCCAAGACCCCCAAGGCGCCGTGGCGGTTGAAATCTTCTTGCGCCGCTACGCCCATGTCTCTCGCCTCGCCCACGAGCACGACGAAAACGGCCTGTTGAGCGGCCTGCTCGCCGATGGCCCCCTCGACCGGGTGGCCGCGGTCTTGACCGGGGTCAACGGACGCCTGACCCAAGCCCCCCCCGCGTCGCCCACCGAACCGCTTGAGCCCTCGGCCCCCCCCGTCGCCGACCCCGGCACGCCCGCCCCCAACGCTCCCCCGCCGCCGCCCCCGCCAGCGGCGACCGTGGCGCCTCCCGATACAACGCCGGTCTGGCGTCCCGGCCGGGGTCCGGCCCGCGACCAGGACGACACCATCGCCCGCGAGGCCATCGAGGCGCTCCAGCCGCCCCTGAGTGCCGATCCCCCCGAGCGGCCCTTGGCGGCCCCGTCCCTGTCGGCCCTCCCGATCCTCTCCAAAACGGAGCCCGAGCCGTCCTTGGCCCCGACCGAGCCCGATCTCGCGCCGGCCCTCCAGGCCGAAGACCCTCCACCTTCCGAAGACGACCTCGTCGCGGACCGTCGATCCCCGCCCTCCTCGCCCTCGCCGGTGCCCCGCGCCCCCCGAGGCAGCTTGGCCGAGCGCCTGGAGCCGGGGCCGGGACCGGGGCCACGCCCCGAGCCGGCAGTGGCCCCGGCCCCACCCGCCCCGCCCGCCCTGCCGCCCTATCCCCGGATCACCCGCGACGAGATGCGGGCCATCCAGGAGCGGGTGGCCTCGACCTTGAGCCGGGCCACTGCCCCCCCGGAGCCCGAAGACGACGACGCCATGATGATCGAGGACGTCCCCCGAGAGCCGCCCGCCCATCTCTTTCGATCGCGTTTTCTTTTACAATGTCAAACAGCACACCGGCGAACCGGCAATATTGACTAACCACTTAGCTTCGACTACCGTCACATCGTCAGATGCTTCGTTCGTCGTCACCAAGGCGGCGGTTTTTACTAGCACCGCCCCACCGTGTCAACCGCTTTTTTTCAGGGCCGCCACACCGGCTGAAGCCAACGAAGCGACCCGGGCGGTCAACCGCATCGGGAGGCCGGGTTATAGAGAGTGCCCCTCAGCAGCGCAAGCCAAAAAATCGAGGGGTCTGGGGAGGCAAGCCTCCCCAGCCTTAAATCACGGAAAACCAAGGCCGGGGAGGCAGGCCTCCCCAGACCCCTCGATCCCGTAAGGGAGCGTGGCCTCGCCCCTCAGCGCAACGCACCTCTGAGAAAAGAAAGACACCACAAGACGAGGCTTTAGTGCCATACCGGGATCCCCCTTTCCCCGAGCCAAGGGACAGACGCGATGGCCTCAGCGCTGCCACACCGCCCCACCCCCCTGACCTTTCCCAGCGATTTCAACGTGGCGCGCTGGTTTATCGACCGCCACCGCCTGGAGGGGCGGGGAGACAAAGTCGCCATCCTGACAGATCAGGAAAGCGTGACCTACGCCGACCTGGAGCGACGGGTGAACCGGTGCGCCCATGCTCTGTTGGCTCAAGGCTTGGAGCGGKGGGACCGCGTTCTGATGGCCATCAAGGACTGCCCGGCCTTTTTTTATATCTTCTGGGGAGCCATCAAGGCCGGGCTGATCCCCGTCCCCCTGAACACCTTGCTCCGCCAAAACGACTACGCCTTCCTGATCGGCAACTCGGAATGCGCCGCCTTCTTGTACTCCCCTCCCATCGCCGGGGAAGTGGAGCCCGCCTTGGCCCGGGGTCCTCACCGCCCCTCCTTGACCCTGAAAGTGGACGAGGCCACGGCGCCCGGTCTCTTCGAACACGGACCGGACACCTTTGACGCGGTGCCGGCTGGCCCGGACGCGGACTGTTTCTGGCTTTACTCTTCTGGCTCCACCGGCCAGCCCAAGGGCGCAATCCACCGTCACCGCGATATGGTGGTGACCAGCGAGAACTACGGGGTTCAAACGCTCGGGATCTCCGAAAACGATCGTTGTTTCTCGGCGGCCAAGCTGTTCTTTGCCTATGGCCTGGGCAACGGCATGACCTTTCCGCTGTGGGTGGGGGCAACCAGTATCCTCTTGGCCGAGCGCCCCACCGCCGAGGCGACCTTCGCCATCATCGAGGATTTCCGCCCCACCCTTTATTTTGGGGTCCCAACCCTCTACGCGTCCCAGCTTCAAACCATGGACCGACGAGCCCCTGACCTTTCCTCGCTTCGCCTGTGCGTCTCGGCCGGCGAGGCCCTGCCGGCCGACATTTTCCGCCGCTGGCGCGAGGAGACGGGGTTGGTCATTTTGGATGGCATCGGCTCGACCGAAGCCCTGCATATTTTTATTTCCAACCGAATCGACGAATGGAAGCCCGGCTCTAGCGGGCGTTTGGTGCCCGGCTATCAGGCCCGCATCCTGGATGACGACGAGCGGGAACTGCCTCCCGGAACCCCGGGACGCCTTGTCATTCGGGGCGACTCGATCGCCCGGGCCTACTGGCGTGATCCCGAAAAAACAGCGGCGACGATGGTGGACGGCTGGCTGAACACCGGTGACACCTATTCGCGCGACGAGGACGGGACCTTTTATTACCACGGCCGCTCCGACGACATGCTCAAGGTCGGGGGGATCTGGTGTTCTCCGTTTGAAATCGAGGGCGCCCTGATCGAGCACCCCGCCGTCTTGGAAGCCGCCGTGGTGGGACGGGCCGATGCCGATGGTTTGGTCAAGCCGGAGGCCTGGGTGGTCCTTGACGACGCCACACGCCCCACGTCCTCCCTGGAAGACGACCTGAAGGCCCACTGCAAGCAGCGCCTCGCTCCTTACAAATACCCCCGGCGCTTTCGCTTTATTGATGAGCTCCCCAAAACGGCAACCGGCAAGATCCAACGCTTTCGCCTGCGCAACGACGACGGTGTGTAAGCCCCGGTCGGCAGGGGGGAAACGCCCCCCCCCGCTCTCTCGCGAGGTTTTGGCCAATAAAAAACCCACCCGGGGCTATGCCACCGGATGGGTTCTTTTTCAGGGCCTTTCCGCGCCGGACCAAGCCCGCCGCAGGAAGGATCCGCGAGAGCCTTACAGGCCCTTCGCGATGAAGCCCTTGAACAGGTACTGGGACAGCGGGCCGCCCAGAACGAACAGGTGAATGATGGTCACCAGGGTCACCAGGATCGCGGCAGACGCGAACAGGGCCTGAGCGGGGTTAACCAGCAGCCAAACTCTCCACATGGCCTAAGCCTCCTAATAGATTTTTACGTGAGATCCGGACCAGAAGCGGGAGCCCAAGGCGTATGCCTGAGGCTCAACCGAGCTTCTTAGAACCAGGGCAGGTAGTTGTAGGTGAACACGTGCGCCGCGGCGGACAGCACAACCCACAGGGCCAAGCCCTTCGTGTACCAGCCGTGGAATTCCTGAGCTTCGGCTTCGGTCAGACCCGACGGATAAACCTTGTCAGCCATGATATTCCCTCCAAGAGAAACGAGATAAATTTGAATTCGACAGAAACGCGACCCTTCAACAGAGGCCTTTGCTTCTCCTTCCTTTTTCATCTCGCCGCCTAGCACAGCCAGATGTTTTTTGGAAGGTCGCAGAGTGCTGTGTGCGCCCTGCTTGTCTCTGGAACAGACCATATTCAGACGCGAGCTGCCTGTCAACGGCCACAATGTGGCCGCAATGCTTTTTTTCGGGGTCATGAGGGAAAGGAGGGGCTTGGGGAGGCGCACCTCCTCAGGCCCCTCCCTTCCTCTCGTCGGCTTTCAGGCCTCCTTCGTCCGATGGCCCCGGCGACCAAACAGCCCAAGAATGGCCACGAAGAACAACGGAACGAACAGGATGCCCAGCACAGTGGCTGCGATCATGCCGCCCATCACGCCCACCCCGATGGCGTTCTGGCTGCCCGAGCCCGCCCCATCGGCGAGGGCCAACGGCAGCACGCCCAGGATGAAGGCGAGCGAGGTCATGAGAATGGGCCGCAGACGCTGACGCGCCGCCTCGATCGCTGCCTCGGCGAGGCTCATGCCCTGGTCATACAAAGCCCGGGCAAACTCGACGATCAAGATGGCATTCTTGGCCGAGAGACCCACCGTGGTGAGCAGGCCAACCTGGAAGTACACGTCATTAGGCAGCCCGCGCAGATGGGCCGCCGCCACGGCCCCCAGGATGCCGAGCGGCACCGCCATCATGACAGCAAACGGAATGGACCAACTTTCATAGAGAGCGGCCAGACACAAGAACACCACAAGAATGGAAATGGCGTAGAGCGCCGGAGCCTGAGAGCCCGACAGGCGTTCTTCATAGGACAAGCCGCTCCACTGGTAGCCAATGCCGGGGGGTAACTGGGCAGCCATCGCCTCCAGGGCGGCCATCACCTCGCCGGTGCTGCGCCCCGGGACGGGCTGGCCCTGAATCGCGCGCGACGACACGCCGTTGTAGCGCTCCAGACGGGGCGAACCATACACCCAGGTGGCGTCGGAAAAGGCCGAGAACGGCACCATCAGGCCCTTGTCGTTGCGCACGTACCAGCGGTCGATGTCGGAGGGCAGCATGCGATACGGGGCATCGGCCTGGACATAGACCTTCTTGACCCGGCCCTTGTCGATGAAGTCGTTCACGTAACTGCCACCCCAGGCCGCCGACAAGGTGGTGTTGATGTCGTCGAGCGACAGGCCCAGCGCGCTGGCTTTGTGGCGGTCCACGCTCACGCGGAACTGGGGCGTATCATCAAGACCATTGGGGCGCACCGCGGTCATGATCGGGTTTTGCGCCGCCATGCCCAGAAGCTGGTTGCGGGCCTGGATCAAGGCTTGATGCCCCACCCCGCCCAGATCGAGCAACTGGAAATCAAACCCGGACGCATTACCCAGCTCGATCACAGCCGGCGGCGTGAAGGCAAAGACCATGGCGTCGCGGATGCCCGAAAAGACCCGCATGGCCCGCTTGACCACCGCGCCCACCTTCTTGTCCGGGTCCTCGCGCAAACTCCAGTTCTTGAGGTTGACGAAGGCGATGCCGGTATTCTGACCGCGCCCACTGAAGCTGAACCCGGCGATGGCGAACAGGCCGTTGACCGTGTCTTTTTCGGTTTCCAGGTAGTGATGTTCAACCTGCTTGATCACCTCCAAGGTGCGCTCGGTGGTGGCGCCGGGCGGCAGGGCGATCTGAGTGAACAAGATGCCCTGGTCTTCCTCGGGCAGGAAGGCCGTGGGCAGGCGAGAAAACAGCAGGCCAAGGCCGCCGACCAGCAAAAAGAACAGCAGGAAAAAGCGTTTCTTGCGCCCGAGAATCCCGCGCACCCCCCCCAGATAAACGCGGTTGCCCCCATCAAAGGCCCGGTTGAACCAACCGAAAAAGCCGGTCTTGTGGGCGTGCTCGATGTCGGCGGGCTTAAGCAAGGTGGCGCACAAAGCCGGGGTCAGAACGAGGGCCACCAGCACCGAGAGCGCCATGGCCGAAACCAAGGTGATGGAAAACTGGCGGTAAATCACCCCGACCGAGCCACCAAAAAAGGCCATGGGGATGAACACCGCCGAAAGCACCAGACCGATGCCGACCAGGGCGCCGGTGATCTGGTCCATGGAGCGCCGGGTCGCTTCGCGCGGTGGGAGCTTTTCTTCGTGCATCACACGTTCGACGTTTTCCACCACCACGATGGCGTCGTCCACCAGCAAGCCGATCGCCAACACCATCCCGAACATGGTCAAGGTGTTGATGGTGAACCCCAACGCGGCCAGCACCCCAAAAGTGCCCAGCAACACCACCGGCACGGCGATGGTCGGAATGAGGGTAGCGCGGAAGTTCTGCAAGAAAAGGTACATCACCAGGAAGACCAGGACGATGGCCTCGGCCAGGGTCTTGACCACTTCCTCGATGGATAGTTTCACAAATGGCGTGGTGTCGTAGGGGTACTGGACCTCCATCCCCGGGGGGAAGAAGGGCTTCAGTTGCTCGATGCGGGCGCGCACGGCCTGGGCGGTGTCCAGGGCGTTGGCGTCGGCCGAGAGCTTGATGCCAAGACCCGAGGCGGGCTTGCCGTTGTAGCGGCTGACCACGTCGTAACTCTGGGCCCCCAGCTCGATGCGAGCGACGTCGGCCAAACGCAAGGAGGAGCCGTCCGGGTTGACCCGCACCAAGATCGCCCCGAACTCCTCCACGCTCTGGAGCTGGGTTTGGGCGATGATGGTGGCGTTGAGCTGCTGACCCGGCATGGCGGGCAGGCCGCCCAGTTGCCCGGCGGTGATCTCGGCGTTTTGCGCCTTGATAGCCTTGACCACATCGGTGGTCGCGAGGCCATAGGCGTTGAGCTTGGTGGGGTCGAGCCAGATGCGCATAGCGTGCTGCTGGCCGAACACCGTGACCTCGCCCACGCCGTCCACCCGGCTGATCGGCTCTTGCAGGTTGGAGGCGACGAAGTCGGAAATGTCATACTGGGTGAGGCGCCCGTCGCTTGAAACGAAGGCCACCACCATCAAGAAGCTCTTGACCGCCTTGCTGACCGTCAGGCCCTGCTGCTGCACGGCGAGCGGCAGCAGGGGGGTCGCCAGTTGCAGCTTGTTTTGCACCTGGACCTGGGCAACATCGGGATCGGTGCCGGCATCGAAGGTCAAGGTGATGGAGACGTTGCCGGTCGAGTCGCTGGTGGAGGACAGATAGGCCAGCCCGTCGATACCGTTCAGCTTTTGCTCGATGACCTGGGTGACCGTGTTCTCCAGGGTGCGGGCCGAAGCCCCGGGATAGCTCGCGGTGATGGAAACGGCCGGGGGAGCAATCTTGGGATACTGGGCGATCGGCAGTTCCAAGATGGCCAGCGCGCCGGCCATCATGATCAGCAAGGCGATCACCCAGGCGAAGACCGGGCGGTCGATGAAAAATCGCGACATGGCGGGGTCCTCAGCTCTTGGCCGGCGGCGGCGCGGCCACCCGCACGGGGATGCCGGGCTTGAGGCGTTGCAGGCCCTGGACCACCACCTTGTCACCGGCCGAGAGGCCCTCGGTGATCAGCCAGCGGTCACCGAGCGCCTGACCGACCTGGACGGGGCGCGGCGCGACCTTGTTCTCGGCATCAACGACCCACACGATGGCACTGCCATCGGGCCGGCGGACCAAGGATTGCTGCGGCACGAGAAGAGTCTCGTCACGCACCGCCTGCTCGACCACGGCCCGCACGAACAAACCGGGCAGCAGCACGCCTTGGGGATTGGGGAACTCGGCGCGCAGGCGAACCGAGCCGGTACTGGGATCGACGGTGACCTCGGCGAACTGCAAAGTGCCCGGGATTTCGTAGGTCTGGAGCCCGTCGATCTTGAGGCGCACCGTGGCCACCGGGGCTTTTTCCACCCGGCCGCTGTCGATGTCCCGGCGCAGGCGCATCAACTCGGCGCTGGATTGGGTGATGTTGACATTGATGGGATCGAGTTGGGTGACGGTGGCCAGGGCCGCGGTTTGGCTGGCGGTCACCAGCGCGCCCTCGGTCACCGCCGAGGCGCCGATGCGCCCGCTGATGGGGGCCAGGACCTTGGTGTAATCCAGATTGATCCGCGCCACCTCGACCGCCGCACGGGCCACGCCGATGGCGGCGTCGGCCTCGGCGTCGGCGGCCACCGCGTCGTCGAAGGTCTGACGGCTGACCACGTCGCCGGAGACCAGCTTGCGATAGCGCTCGGCCTTGAGGCGGGCGGCTCGCGCCGTGGCCTCGGCTTTTTCCAGTTCAGCCCGGGCCTTTTGCAACTCCGCAGCGTAGGGCGCCGGGTCGATCTGATAGAGCTGCTGGCCGGCCTTGACGTCGGTCCCTTCGGTGAACAGCCGCTTTTGGATCAGCCCCCCCACCTGGGGCCGCACCTCGGCCACGCGGTAGGCGGCGGTGCGGCCGGGCAACTCGGTGGTCAACCCCACCCGCTGGGGCTGCACCTCGACCACCGCCACCTCGGGCGGCGGCGGCGCGGGCGGCGGGCCGGCGGTTTTCTCGTCGCAGGCCGCCACGGCGAGCCCCAGCATCACGAAAGCGCCAGCGCGACCAAGGGTGTAACGCTTGACCATGAGTGTCCTCTTGCGCGCAAAACCGTCCTTCGACGGCCGATTTTTGAAATGTGCTTTACATTACCGGCGACAGAAGGGGGCGCAAGGCCGTGCGACATTAAATTTACGAGAGAAATCCCGCACCCCCCCTCTCGCATTGGCTGCTTTCCCCAGGGAGATACCCTAAGGAACGCAGGGGGCCTGGGGGAGGCCCGCCTCCCCAGCCTTCCTTTTTTCTTTCCCCCTGTTGCCCCCTCTTCCCGAAACACCTTTTTAGAGTACCCTCCCCCAAAGACCCAACCACTCCCGGGGGAACCACGGTGCTGACCGCCGCCGAAAAACTGGATCGCCTGCGCCTGATCCGCTCCGAAAACGTGGGACCGGTGACGTGGCGCAAACTACTGGGCCGCTACGGCAGCGCCACCGCCGCGCTCGACGCCCTGCCCGACCTGGCGCGGCGCGGCGGGCGGGCCAAGCCGATCAAGGTTTTTCCGGCGGCGGCGGCGCGGCGGGAACTCGATGCCCTCACGGCCCTGGGAGCCCAGATGCTGTTCCTGGGCGAGCCCCCGTATCCCCTCCCCCTGGCCGCCCTGGAAGACGCCCCGCCG is a window of Pararhodospirillum photometricum DSM 122 DNA encoding:
- the pufA gene encoding light-harvesting antenna LH1, alpha subunit, with the translated sequence MWRVWLLVNPAQALFASAAILVTLVTIIHLFVLGGPLSQYLFKGFIAKGL
- a CDS encoding efflux RND transporter permease subunit — its product is MSVFDLFIKRPVLASVLSLLILVIGLQALFTLPVRQYPEMKNTVITVTVTYPGADADLIQGFITQPLQKAVSTAKGLDYLESSSTQGQSEVKAYVRLNEDPNAAMTEVTAKVNEVRSTLPRGIDDPVIKKETGDTFPSAFIAFSSTAHDQAQITDYVNRVIQPRLAAVPGVANPEVFGSKDFSIRVWLDPERMAQKGITPQDVQTALTGNNYTSAAGRTQGTFDILNIKAKTDLTDVSQFREMVVVNDGARLVRLADVADVTLASASEDTTVFASGQPAIFVGVFTTPEANPLTVIGQIRDEALPEITTQLPEGMSAFMAYDSTVFIEESIREVVKTILEAALIVMVVIYLFMGSLRSVLIPLVTMPLSLVGVTILLLALGFSINLLTLLAMVLAIGLVVDDAIVVVENIHRHIEEGRSPLSAALIGTREIALPVISMTITLAAVYAPIGFMGGLTGALFQEFALALAGSVIVSGLIALTLSPMMCSKLLRHEEDKKGLAARLDAIFDALQQRYGRMLKASLNDRASTVAFALIVLVSLPFLFMAVPSELAPEEDQGAVLSVFDGPPQASNAYMNVFVDQINTALLSYPEAEQTFLIAGMGNPNNGFGGISLKPWGERERDAATLIAAVQQSMNGIAGVKASVFNPAALPGSDGLPVQFVVSSTAPYETMTEIADAMMAKARASARFAFIDLDLKFDTPRSVIEIDRDKAGAYGVSMEAIGGALALMTGGNYVNLVNLQGRSYKVIPRVPDDARLDPTALGRFHVRTDSNTLIPLSSLITVHREVQPQSLKQFNQLNSFTISAFPMPGVTQGQALDVLNGAARELLPKGYSVDYMGQSRQFVQEGNALVLTFALALIIIFLVLAAQFESFRDPLVILVSVPLSISGALIPLAIGAASMNIYTQVGLVTLIGLITKHGILMCEVARERQEQEGLSRREAIEAAARLRLRPILMTTAAMVCGLIPLLFAGGAGAMSRFSIAVVIVAGMSIGTLFTLFVLPVVYTFLASDRRPAEGADVGPGLTPAE
- a CDS encoding benzoate-CoA ligase family protein produces the protein MASALPHRPTPLTFPSDFNVARWFIDRHRLEGRGDKVAILTDQESVTYADLERRVNRCAHALLAQGLERXDRVLMAIKDCPAFFYIFWGAIKAGLIPVPLNTLLRQNDYAFLIGNSECAAFLYSPPIAGEVEPALARGPHRPSLTLKVDEATAPGLFEHGPDTFDAVPAGPDADCFWLYSSGSTGQPKGAIHRHRDMVVTSENYGVQTLGISENDRCFSAAKLFFAYGLGNGMTFPLWVGATSILLAERPTAEATFAIIEDFRPTLYFGVPTLYASQLQTMDRRAPDLSSLRLCVSAGEALPADIFRRWREETGLVILDGIGSTEALHIFISNRIDEWKPGSSGRLVPGYQARILDDDERELPPGTPGRLVIRGDSIARAYWRDPEKTAATMVDGWLNTGDTYSRDEDGTFYYHGRSDDMLKVGGIWCSPFEIEGALIEHPAVLEAAVVGRADADGLVKPEAWVVLDDATRPTSSLEDDLKAHCKQRLAPYKYPRRFRFIDELPKTATGKIQRFRLRNDDGV
- a CDS encoding light-harvesting protein, yielding MRLPKPLLSLMTPKKSIAATLWPLTGSSRLNMVCSRDKQGAHSTLRPSKKHLAVLGGEMKKEGEAKASVEGSRFCRIQIYLVSLGGNIMADKVYPSGLTEAEAQEFHGWYTKGLALWVVLSAAAHVFTYNYLPWF
- a CDS encoding LolA family protein; this translates as MRRSHLFALALALGLLAGGVPAPRAGETPAQTSILPQLTPEQRAFVARAEAFLNDLRSVQARFLQISSTGNYAEGTVSLLRPNRLRLDYDPPAEILVVANGSHLIYNDKKLDQVTYIGLDETPLGVLLRDHIVLSDPQITLTGYREAGGVAEISLVQTKDPGQGTLTLVFTVDPVDLRQWRVLDAQNIEVTVSLFDPRRDIKLDPKLFQFSAPTQRRDR